From uncultured Pseudodesulfovibrio sp.:
GCCTCGCCCACCACAGTGCATATCTTGGTGGTGCCGACGTCCAGCCCGACGAGTAAATCATTCCTAGCCATAAATAACTCCTCTGTTATTCCCGGTAATCCTGTAATATTTTGATGCGTTTATCCCGCTGCGGGAAGAGTACGCTTCTTTATCCAAACTTTATCGCCACTGGCCGCGATAATTGCGGCGTTCTTGAATTCATTTCTATTCATGAGGTCACGCCAGACAACTTTGAGGCGTTCTAACTGTACTTCCCATCTGTCGGTGGAAAGTTTGATAGTCAGCCCTTTGCCCATGGCGTGTCCATCCAGGTAAATTTCCATTTCGTGCGCACTGGTCAGCTTGATCCAGGCAGCCTGAGATTGGGTGAAGGGCGTCTGCCCGTCCTTGATCTTTTGCAGGATCCCGGTCAGCACCCGTGGTCCTTCTTCCAGACCGTCAGCCACACTCAATATGGGCAGAGACGCCAGTTCGCCGGGATTCATGGGGGCAATTTCCTCACCCATGGCATCCGCAAAATAGAGGTTGTTTCCCTTGCGAGTCCAAAAGGCCGGAACTTTTTCCTGCACCTTGATGTAGAGCCGATTGGGGAGATCTCGGCGCACAGTCACGGATTTAATCCATGGATTTGCCGAGAGTTTGCGTTCCACTTCACCCACGTTCATTTCCATGCAATTGAGGCCCAGGGCCACGTCGGCGTTGTTCAGGATATCACCATGCGTCAACCGGTCATTGCCGGTGATATGGATTTCCTTGAGTTCGAAATATGGGTGAGATGTCATGAGGCGATACCCATACAACAGCCCCACACCGAGAACGGCGATGAGCGACAGGACAAGCAGGCCCATTATCGTACGGACAATGAATTGGCCCGTGCCGGTCAATCTGCGCGGAGATTTTGGCTTACGCTTGAGCTTGTTGCTTCGTTTGCTCCGTTTGTTGAGCGAAAGGCGGCTTTGTTTACCCATGGTCAAGGTACTCACAGTATGATGACCTCCATTTCCAGATTGACGTCAAATTGTTCCTTGACGGCTGCACGGCCCATTTCGATCAGTTCCAGAGCTGCATCGCTGGTTCCCTTGCCCTTGTTGACGAGGAAGTTAGCGTGGATATCAGAGAAGAGCATGTCTCCAAGTCTGGTGCCCTTCATCCCTGCCTTGTCGAGCAGAAGCCCTGCGCTTTGGCCTTCGGGATTTT
This genomic window contains:
- a CDS encoding FtsQ-type POTRA domain-containing protein; this encodes MSTLTMGKQSRLSLNKRSKRSNKLKRKPKSPRRLTGTGQFIVRTIMGLLVLSLIAVLGVGLLYGYRLMTSHPYFELKEIHITGNDRLTHGDILNNADVALGLNCMEMNVGEVERKLSANPWIKSVTVRRDLPNRLYIKVQEKVPAFWTRKGNNLYFADAMGEEIAPMNPGELASLPILSVADGLEEGPRVLTGILQKIKDGQTPFTQSQAAWIKLTSAHEMEIYLDGHAMGKGLTIKLSTDRWEVQLERLKVVWRDLMNRNEFKNAAIIAASGDKVWIKKRTLPAAG